The Burkholderiales bacterium genomic sequence CTACGAGGCTTCCCGCGCCGGGGTGGAAATCGATCTCATCGTGCGCGGCGTGTGTGCCCTGCGCCCCGGCCTTGCCGGTATCTCGGAGCGGATCCGCGTGCGTTCGGTGGTGGGTCGCTTCCTGGAACACACGCGCATTTTCTGGTTCCGCAACGACGGCGCCGACGACGTCTATCTCTCCAGCGCCGACTGGATGCACCGCAATCTCTTCCGCCGCATCGAAGTGGCTTTTCCCGTGCTCGATGCCCGCCTCAAACGACGGGTGATCCGCGAGGGCCTGCTACCCTATCTCAAGGACAACCTGCAGGCCTGGGAGATGCAGCCGGACGGCAACTATGTTCGCCTTCAACCCGGACGGCGCAAGCCCTACAGCGCTCAGGGCGCGCTGCTCGCCCGCCTGGCACGCTCTGGCGGCGATGGCTGAGGAAACGGAGCTTAAGCTGCGCCTGGCGCCAACGGATGTGCGCCGTCTGCGCGCGGCCCTGCGTCGCCTCGCCGGCCCACCCCGCCGCACCCATGTGCTGAGTATCTACTACGACACGCCCGAGCTTGCGCTTGCGGCGCGGGGTTATGCCCTGCGCATCCGCCGCGTCGGCCGCCAGTGGGTACAGACCCTCAAGGGGGGCGGCGGGGAAAGCGGCGGGCTGCACCGCCGCGAGGAGGAAAACCTGAAGGTGAGAGAACCCCGGCCCGATGCCACGGCACTTGCGGCTGCGGGTCTCGACCCGGCTTCGCTGACACCGGTCTTCGTCACCGATTTCCAGCGCGAAATTTGGCCCCTCGCCCACGGGGAAGCGAGGCTGGAAGCGGCCCTCGACCGGGGCGTGATCCGCTGCGGTGAGCGGGAGCGCGCCTTTCTCGAGCTGGAGCTGGAACTGAACGCCGGCCCAAGCCGTGCGCTTTACCAGGTGGCGCGGCTGCTCGCCAGTCAGATTCCCCTCGCGCCGGAGTCCCGTTCCAAGGCCGAGCGGGGTTACGCCCTGATCGAGGGGCGGGAAGAAGCGCCGACCCGCGCCACGGTGCCGCCCCTCTTCCCCCGGCAGAGTGTGGATGCTGCCTTCGCCACCCTCTTTGGGCACACCCTGCAACAGATCACCCGCAACCAGCCGGGGGTGCTTGCCAGCGGCGACCCGGAATTCCTGCACCAGATGCGGGTGGGCCTGCGCCGCCTGCGGGCGCTTTTCACCCTCTTTCGCAAAGCCGTGCCGGCCGACACCTGGGCAGGCTGGGCCCCCCGGCTACGCACCCTTGCCGCGAAGCTGGGTCAAGCGCGGGACTGGGATGTCCTCGCCATGCACCTGCTGCCCGCCTTCGAGGCATCGGAAAAGATGCGTGCGCCCCACCTGCGACGGGCAATCGCCGCCAGGCGAAGGCAGGCGCACGCCGAGGTGCAGGCCCTCGTGGGGGGGACGGCTTACGGGGTGCTCATGCTGGAGATGGGGGAGTGGCTCGCGAGCCGCGGCTGGCGCAAGGGCGCCGACGCAAGCCGCCGAAGCCTCCT encodes the following:
- a CDS encoding CHAD domain-containing protein, which translates into the protein MAEETELKLRLAPTDVRRLRAALRRLAGPPRRTHVLSIYYDTPELALAARGYALRIRRVGRQWVQTLKGGGGESGGLHRREEENLKVREPRPDATALAAAGLDPASLTPVFVTDFQREIWPLAHGEARLEAALDRGVIRCGERERAFLELELELNAGPSRALYQVARLLASQIPLAPESRSKAERGYALIEGREEAPTRATVPPLFPRQSVDAAFATLFGHTLQQITRNQPGVLASGDPEFLHQMRVGLRRLRALFTLFRKAVPADTWAGWAPRLRTLAAKLGQARDWDVLAMHLLPAFEASEKMRAPHLRRAIAARRRQAHAEVQALVGGTAYGVLMLEMGEWLASRGWRKGADASRRSLLAAPVARLAGEWLEKRRRRLLRVGKKLKWGDDVKRHRLRVQAKKLRYGLEFLGTLLPEAARKPWLRRLSRLQDRLGELNDLAEAAQVMERWAKERRSTPRREQATRFLAWVKRQRRKALAALPRAWEEVKRCPPLGEP